The following nucleotide sequence is from Streptomyces caniferus.
GGCCGGTCACCGAGGACAGCGCGGGAATGCTCACCAGCCATCTGCTGATGGCGCTCACCCGGCTGCTGGACGGCGGGAGCGTCGTGCCGTCCGGTACGGAGGCGGCGGTGGCCGAGGAGCTCGCGGCCCACCCCGAGGCGCTGGCCCGGGCCCGCGCGCTCGCCGTACGGGCCCACCGCGAGCTCGGCGCGCTGCTCCCCGGCCCGGAGGTCCACTTCCTGGCGCTGCATC
It contains:
- a CDS encoding transcriptional antiterminator, yielding MESRLARRIRLFRDSGQVRPEVAAFVAAELEALAVEGRPVTEDSAGMLTSHLLMALTRLLDGGSVVPSGTEAAVAEELAAHPEALARARALAVRAHRELGALLPGPEVHFLALHLAVWRGGPAVPAARPRRDTP